The Thermotoga caldifontis AZM44c09 genomic interval TCGATCATGAAACACGCTCGCGCATGAGGGGGTCAAAACATGGAAGTTCTGGTTCAAACCGTGACGGTGGGTTTTTCACAGATCTTTCAGCCGATCAATCTGCTCTTGTTGTTCGTCGGTGTTCTGTGGGGCATGATCTTCGGTGCGATCCCCGGGCTCACCGCAACCATGGGTGTGGCGCTGGCGATTCCGTTCACGTTCAGCATGAAACCCATCTCTGGTCTGGTCCTGCTCACCGGCATTTACATAGGTGGAGTGTCTGGGGGTTTCATTTCTGCCACGCTTTTGAACATGCCTGGTACGCCGTCCTCGATCACGACCTGTTTCGATGCTTATCCGATGAGCAAGCAAGGAAAATCGGGTCTAGCCCTCGCACTCGGACTGTTTTCTTCCTTTTTTGGTGGCATGCTCGGCGTGTTTTTTCTCGTATCTCTGGCTTCTATGATCGCTCGGGCGGCTCTGAAATTTGGTCCATTCGAGTACTTTTCACTCGCCGTAATGGCTTTCGTTGCGGTGAGCAGCATGCTCGGTGGAAACATTCTGAAGAATCTCATAGGCATCGCTTTGGGTTTGATTCTGAGCTGTATTGGTGCCGATCCGATCACGAGCATTCCAAGACTGACCTTCAGATTCACAGAACTTCAAAGTGGCATAGCCCTGCTACCGCTCCTGGTTGGATTGTTCTGCATTCCAGAGATCATCGCCGATATCGAATCTGAAGCAGAGCGTATCGTTCCGGAAGAATCACGGGGCATGAAATTGTTTGAAGTCTTTGAAGCGGCGAAGATACTCTTCAAACAGATCGGAAACGCGTTGAGATCTTTCGCGATAGGTTTCATCATCGGTGTTTTTCCAGGCATCGGTGGTGCTACGGCGAACATCATCTCCTACGGTGTCGCGAGATCGAGTTCTAAATATCCAGAAAAGTTCGGCACCGGTATACCGGATGGAATCATCGCGAGTGAGGTTTCGAACAACGCCTCGGTCGGTGGAGCGATGGTGCCACTGCTCGCACTGGGCATACCTGGAGATGCGGTCACGGCTATCCTGCTTGGAGGCTTCATGATTCACGGAATAAACCCAGGGCCACTGATGTTCAAATACAACCCCGATCTGGTCTTCGGTGTCTATGCGGCCCAATTCTGGGGTAACGTAGTGATGCTCTTGCTTGGAGTTTTACTCATGAAGTTCTATATCTACTCGTTGAGTTTCCCAAAGCATTACCTACTGCCGTTGATCACGGTGTGCGCGGCTGTGGGAGCCTTCGGACTGAACAACAGGATTTTCGACATCTGGGTGATGCTGATCTTCGGCGTGGTGGGTTATGTGCTCAAAAAGCTCGATTTTCCGGTACTTCCAATCATAATTGCCTTCGTACTCGGTCCCATAGCCGAATCCAACCTGAGACAGGGCTTAACGGCGAGTGCCGGATCCTTCGCACCCATTTTCACAAGGCCCTTGTCGCTCACACTCTTAATCCTCGCAGCCTTCCTGTTCGTTTTGGGGAGGGTACTTGTCAAGAAGGGTGAATCTTCAAAATGTTGAGGAGGTGTTTGCATGGGTAAGAGGTTCTTCGTGATGCTGTTAACACTCTTTGTGATCGTCAGTTTCGCGGCTTATCCGACTGGTCCCATCAAAGTGGTTGTTCCCTACGCCGCGGGCGGAGCGAGCGACGTGCAGGTGAGGATCATCGCAAAGTACGTCAAGCAGTTGTTCGGTTGGGACTTCGCCGTGGTGAACATCACCGGTGGTGGAGGTAGTACAGGTGCGAGAGAAGTTCTCAAAGCCAAACCAGATGGCTACACGGTTTTGTGGTACCATCAATCCATCTTCTCTAACTTCCACGTTGGAACGGCCGAGTTCAACTACTACGACTTCACGCCGGTATGCATCGCCACCAGGGGGAACCGTGTGGTGGTCACAAGACCCGATACACCCTGGAAGGATTTGAAAGATGCGATCGAGGATGCCAAGAAGAATCCAGGCAAGATCAGACTCGGGGCTGAAATCGGTGCGACCAGCCACTTCCAGGTGATACCGATGCAGATGGCCGCAAACAATGGGTTCATTCTGGCTGCGAGTTC includes:
- a CDS encoding tripartite tricarboxylate transporter permease, coding for MEVLVQTVTVGFSQIFQPINLLLLFVGVLWGMIFGAIPGLTATMGVALAIPFTFSMKPISGLVLLTGIYIGGVSGGFISATLLNMPGTPSSITTCFDAYPMSKQGKSGLALALGLFSSFFGGMLGVFFLVSLASMIARAALKFGPFEYFSLAVMAFVAVSSMLGGNILKNLIGIALGLILSCIGADPITSIPRLTFRFTELQSGIALLPLLVGLFCIPEIIADIESEAERIVPEESRGMKLFEVFEAAKILFKQIGNALRSFAIGFIIGVFPGIGGATANIISYGVARSSSKYPEKFGTGIPDGIIASEVSNNASVGGAMVPLLALGIPGDAVTAILLGGFMIHGINPGPLMFKYNPDLVFGVYAAQFWGNVVMLLLGVLLMKFYIYSLSFPKHYLLPLITVCAAVGAFGLNNRIFDIWVMLIFGVVGYVLKKLDFPVLPIIIAFVLGPIAESNLRQGLTASAGSFAPIFTRPLSLTLLILAAFLFVLGRVLVKKGESSKC
- a CDS encoding tripartite tricarboxylate transporter substrate binding protein: MGKRFFVMLLTLFVIVSFAAYPTGPIKVVVPYAAGGASDVQVRIIAKYVKQLFGWDFAVVNITGGGGSTGAREVLKAKPDGYTVLWYHQSIFSNFHVGTAEFNYYDFTPVCIATRGNRVVVTRPDTPWKDLKDAIEDAKKNPGKIRLGAEIGATSHFQVIPMQMAANNGFILAASSGGDMDRITKILGGHMDLSPIALSAAVPFLKSGELKALAVLSPERDPFLPDVPTAKELGLEELVFTQDQMFFMPKGTPEEIVKTFANAIKQVIQLKECVDELAEKAFAIPMYMDGEEMLNFLKWEDERFDRFAKAAGLKK